Proteins found in one Phycodurus eques isolate BA_2022a chromosome 18, UOR_Pequ_1.1, whole genome shotgun sequence genomic segment:
- the actr10 gene encoding actin-related protein 10: MPLFDGLGSGAEKTAIVIDLGTAYTKCGFAGETGPRFIIPSEIRKPGQQQATKVVQYNINTEELYVILKEFIHTLYFRHLLVNPRDRRVVIIESILCPSHFRETLTKVFFKQFEVPSVLFAPSHLMAIMTLGINSALVMDCGHTETLVLPVYECTLILPAWEALPLGGKAIHKELDGLLVEQCTVDTDTTTGQSVPAVIGTIPEETVEDIKVRTCFVSDLQRGLKLQAAKFNMDGSAERPAPPPDVDYPLDGEKILHIKGSIRDSVMEILFEQDNEEKSVASLILDALVKCPIDTRKVLSENLVVIGGTALLPGFPHRLLAEIRQLVEKPKYRDVLASKSFRLHSPPAKPNCTAWLGGAIFGALQDILGSRSVSRDYYNQTGRIPDWCCLSTPPPESLYEPGKTPPPLMKRAFSTEK, translated from the exons ATGCGGCTTTGCAGGGGAAACGGGGCCCAGGTTCATCATTCCGAGCGAGATCCGCAAGCCGGGACAGCAGCAG GCAACCAAAGTGGTGCAGTACAACATCAACACAGAAGAGCTGTATGTAATCCTAAAAGAGTTTATCCACACTCTGTACTTCAG ACATCTGCTGGTGAACCCTCGCGACAGAAGAGTGGTCATTATCGAGTCCATCCTCTGTCCATCTCACTTCAGGGAGACGCTCACCAAGGTTTTCTTCAAACAGTTTGAG gTGCCCTCTGTGCTGTTTGCACCGAGTCACCTCATGGCCATCATGACGTTAGGCATCAACTCGGCCCTGGTGATGGACTGTGGCCACACTGAGACGCTGGTGTTGCCC GTGTATGAGTGCACTCTGATCCTGCCAGCTTGGGAGGCTTTGCCTTTGGGTGGAAAAGCCATCCACAA agAATTAGACGGACTTCTTGTGGAACAGTGCACCGTGGACACGGACACCACCACTGGACAAAGTGTACCCGCCGTCATCG GCACCATTCCAGAGGAGACTGTGGAGGACATTAAAG TGAGAACGTGCTTCGTCAGCGACCTGCAGAGAGGCCTCAAGCTGCAGGCGGCCAAGTTCAACATGGACGGTTCCGCTGAG CGCCCGGCTCCGCCTCCAGATGTCGACTATCCTCTGGATGGCGAGAAAATCCTGCACATCAAAGGATCAATCAG GGACTCTGTGATGGAGATTCTGTTTGAGCAGGACAACGAGGAGAAGAGTGTGGCCTCACTCATACTCGACGCCCTGGTGAAG TGCCCCATCGACACGCGCAAAGTGTTGTCGGAGAACCTGGTGGTGATCGGCGGCACGGCCTTGCTGCCGGGCTTCCCGCACCGGCTGCTGGCCGAGATCCGGCAGCTGGTGGAGAAGCCCAAGTACCGCGACGTGCTGGCCAGCAAGAGCTTCCGCCTGCACTCGCCGCCCGCCAAGCCCAACTGCACCGCCTGGCTCGGAG GCGCCATCTTCGGTGCGCTGCAGGACATCTTGGGCAGCAGGTCGGTGTCCCGTGACTATTACAACCAGACGGGGCGTATACCGGACTGGTGCTGCCTGAGTACGCCGCCGCCCGAGTCGCTGTACGAACCCGGCAAGACGCCGCCTCCGCTCATGAAGAGAGCCTTCTCCACCGAGAAGTAG